The Chloroflexota bacterium DNA segment TTTTTTTAACATCGTAGCCGGCGGCGATGGCCGTCTCGCCTATGATATCGCTGGCCAGGATAATTCCCTGACCTCCAGCGCCGGTAATCAATAAGTTCAGCGATTTCATCTTTTTACCTTGATTGTTATTTCGGTTGCGTTACAATTGCCTGCTTGGGACATATCTGCTGGCAGACCGCGCAGGTATCGCCAACGCACAGCGAAGGTTCAATGTGAATCTGCTCGTCCGTTTTCTGAATTGCCGAGCAGCCGAGCAGCAGGCAGGCTCCGCAGAGATTGCAAATATCCATATCAATGGCTCTCGGTTCACCGCGCTTTGGCAGTCTCACCGAGCAGGCACCGCGTACGATGATGACGGAAAGCTCGGGCTTTTCAATGGCGGTGCGCACGCTGCTTCTCAATGTTTTCATATCGAATGCGTCAACAACCCTGACGTCTTTCACACCAATACCGCGTACTAACTGCTCCAGTTCCACCTTCCCGGTCTCCTTGCCCTGCGCCGAAATGCCGGTGCCGGGATGTTCCTGGTGCCCGGTCATGGCAGTGGTGCCGTTGTCGAGGATAACCAGTGTTATCTGCGTTTTGTTATAGACACCGTTCACCAGGCCGGTGATGCCTGAGTGCAGGAAGGTGGAATCGCCGATGACGGCAACCACTTTCTTGCTGACGCCGGCCTTTTCCATGCCCAGTGCTTCACTGATACTGGCGCCCATGCAGGCGCAGGTGTCCATGGCGAGGAGCGGCGGATACGTGCCCAGCGTATAACAGCCGATATCGCCGGTGATTATCAATGGCGAATCGGCCAGTGTCTTATCCGTTGCCTTGGCCAGCCTGGCTCGCTGGCCGATGCTGCTCAACACGAAGAAAATGCCGGTGTGCGGACATCCGGGGCAGAGGAGGGGAGGTCGCCGAGGTAGTTCAATGCTGCTCTCTATTTTCCTGCGAGGGTAATCGGGGAGAAGACCCATCTTCTGTCCGGCCT contains these protein-coding regions:
- a CDS encoding indolepyruvate ferredoxin oxidoreductase subunit alpha — encoded protein: LEPSDSQEAYDFMAQAFDLSEQFDTPVMVRTTTRISHSKTVVDVRRSRTLPASRPEFKYNVAKYVMLPAHARIRHPLMEERLVKLAEYAETCPLNQIIWDGRELGVVTSGVAYQYAREVFPKASFLKLGMTYPLPHALLRHFASQVKRLIVVEELEPFLQENMRAMGIEVIGKEFIPRVGELNPDIIYEAGQKMGLLPDYPRRKIESSIELPRRPPLLCPGCPHTGIFFVLSSIGQRARLAKATDKTLADSPLIITGDIGCYTLGTYPPLLAMDTCACMGASISEALGMEKAGVSKKVVAVIGDSTFLHSGITGLVNGVYNKTQITLVILDNGTTAMTGHQEHPGTGISAQGKETGKVELEQLVRGIGVKDVRVVDAFDMKTLRSSVRTAIEKPELSVIIVRGACSVRLPKRGEPRAIDMDICNLCGACLLLGCSAIQKTDEQIHIEPSLCVGDTCAVCQQICPKQAIVTQPK